A window of the Dictyostelium discoideum AX4 chromosome 4 chromosome, whole genome shotgun sequence genome harbors these coding sequences:
- the osbG gene encoding oxysterol binding family protein, member 7 yields MEADPSLVSYADQHGEWETREISIFGVVKSFISQLSIGQELTKVSMPSIFLMPYSILELAASRHLKYIHLLISAQHEEDPLKRMAIIIQYFFSCVRDGNFQKKPYNALLGEVHKCFVKYPSYDGQSTSTAQFIGEQVTHHPPLTAFNITTSEGITLDCNVQFSAKFHMNSVSVVTTGAVKICIPVKVGNQIIKETYIIDKGLPDALVKNVIFGTRSIYWTDSVDIMCEDSKTSATVHFDKNEYVKGEVSVYNTELEVEEHRASLKGYISDVVNIDYLESKSSEAAPASSASKKEKKKEKKKAKHSKHTCSPSDTILMDTKQLEPNSTLYPKQTDPITSLGTWKEVTKQIVAGDMQAADQIKKEIEDEQRKRLQITKEEEKKERAYFKYNDDKEIWEFKSTQTLAPVSNSTSSTASDAASGSN; encoded by the exons atggAGGCCGATCCGAGCTTAGTTTCTTATGCAGACCAACATGGTGAATGGGAAACTCGTGAAATTTCAATCTTTGGTGTtgtaaaaagttttatttctcaattatcaattggtCAAGAGTTGACAAA aGTTAGTATGccatcaatttttttaatgccATATTCAATTTTAGAGTTAGCAGCATCAAGACATCTTAAATATATACACCTTTTAATTTCAGCCCAACACGAAGAAGATCCATTAAAAAGAATGgcaattattattcaatACTTTTTTTCTTGTGTTAGAGATGGAAAT tTCCAAAAAAAACCATATAATGCATTATTAGGAGAAGTTCATAAATGTTTTGTCAAATATCCATCATATGATGGTCAATCAACATCTACTGCACAATTTATAGGTGAACAAGTTACACATCATCCACCATTAACAGCATTCAATATTACTACTTCAGAAGGAATTACTTTAGAT TGTAATGTACAATTTTCAGCTAAATTCCATATGAACTCAGTATCAGTTGTTACAACTGGTGCAGTTAAAATTTGTATTCCAGTTAAAGTTGGTAATCAAATCATTAAAGAAACATATATCATTGATAAAGGTTTACCAGATGCTTTGGTAAAGAATGTAATTTTTGGTACTAGATCAATTTATTGGACTGATTCTGTTGATATAATGTGTGAAGATTCAAAAACTTCTGCAACTGTTCATTTCGATAAgaat gaaTATGTTAAAGGTGAAGTTTCAGTTTATAATACAGAATTAGAAGTTGAAGAGCATAGAGCATCTTTAAAGGGATATATTAGTGATGTTGTCAATATCGATTATTTAGAATCAAAATCATCTGAAGCTGCACCAGCATCTTCTGCaagtaaaaaagaaaagaagaaagaaaagaagaaaGCAAAACATTCAAAACATACATGTAGTCCATCTGATACCATTTTAATGGATACTAAACAATTAGAACCAAATTCAACTTTATATCCAAAACAAACTGATCCAATTACTTCATTAGG taCTTGGAAAGAAGTTACAAAACAAATTGTTGCAGGTGATATGCAAGCAGcagatcaaattaaaaaagaaattgaagatgAACAAAGAAAGAGATTACAAATTACCAAAGAggaagaaaagaaagaaagagcttactttaaatataatgatgataaagagATTTGggaatttaaatcaacacAAACATTAGCTCCagtttcaaattcaacaagtAGTACTGCTTCTGATGCTGCAAGTGGtagtaattaa
- a CDS encoding NuA4 histone H4 acetyltransferase complex subunit, with the protein MDETYEENEKVLVHHQNRIYEAKIIKVDPKTSKSDKKKPLYFIHYLGWKEKWNEWIEPNKILKYTDKNRELQKRTNIKASTTSLNNKKNTKKAKEVKQQQQQQQPIAYDSENSDEDENESELEDGGGEDADEGGEDIEDQENNNNNDTGGEEADDNNTSPRSTGSSSSSSSSKSNNNNNNNNNNNNNNNNNNNNNNNNNNKRKRNDSKSSHFQSTKFIDIEIPLSLKNKLVDDWNSINNEKSILSLPKSPNVKDILNKIIEENDKSSECKEVINGIKQYFNKALGTLLLYKFERPQYDSILKTNPKKSMSDIYGAEHLLRLFVKLPQLLVISNLEEKTITQLKDAFEIVLEYLEKNSSTLFLKEYTIASSPYLKAASSN; encoded by the exons ATGGATGAAACATATGAAGAGAATGAAAAGGTATTAGTACATCATCAAAATAGAATATATGAAGCCAAG attattaaagTTGATCCAAAAACAAGTAAATCTGATAAAAAGAAaccattatattttattcattacTTAGGTTGGAAAGAAAA atggAATGAATGGATAgaaccaaataaaatattaaaatatacaGATAAAAATAGAGAATTACAAAAAAGAACCAATATTAAagcatcaacaacatcattaaacaataaaaaaaatacaaaaaaagcTAAAGAAgttaaacaacaacaacaacaacaacaacctatAGCTTATGATTCAGAAAACtctgatgaagatgaaaatgagAGTGAATTAGAAGATGGAGGTGGTGAAGATGCAGATGAAGGTGGTGAAGATATAGAAGatcaagaaaataataataataatgatacagGTGGTGAAGAAGCAGACGATAATAATACTTCACCAAGATCTACAGGTTCTTCCTCCTCATCCTCATCTTCAAAgagcaacaacaataataacaacaacaataacaataataataataataataataataataataacaataataataataataataaaagaaaaagaaatgattCGAAATCTTCTCATTTTCAATCTACaaaatttattgatattgaaattccattatctttaaaaaataaattagttgATGATTGGAATTcgataaataatgaaaaatct atATTGTCATTACCAAAATCACCAAATGTTAaagatatattaaataaaattattgaagaGAATGATAAATCATCAGAATGTAAAGAAGTAATTAATGGTAtaaaacaatattttaataaggCTTTGGGCACCTTGTTATTGTACAAATTTGAAAGACCCCAAtatgattcaattttaaaaactaatcCAAAGAAATCAATGTCTGATATTTATGGTGCTGAACATTTGTTAAGATTATTTG ttAAATTACCACAATTATTAGTAATATCAAATTTAGAAGAGAAAACAATTactcaattaaaagatgCCTTTGAAATAGTTTTGGAATATTTAGAAAAGAATTCTTCAAccttatttttaaaagagtaTACCATTGCATCCTCTCCTTATTTAAAAGCTGCCTCctcaaattaa